The Lactuca sativa cultivar Salinas chromosome 2, Lsat_Salinas_v11, whole genome shotgun sequence genome includes a window with the following:
- the LOC111903678 gene encoding F-box protein At3g07870, which yields MFDELPFHIQEAILKRLPIKSLIQLRSVSRTWKSLIDSSEFIAAHSVSHTQPQHLFVSYSSEEQVPKFVSFVDDDSFPQHRFVPSLPLSIRDPQIVGSSYGLLCFKGYRFSGSSYRKRIAVLLNPSVRKSIAIALPDMLYTNHLIVLGFGVCPVTIDTKIIQITQLHWSWGNELKSEIGNFWEVKVYKQSSGKFTSLSGNLPTISIHIRGRQVVIGKSIYWCAVDCTLVDSVFQTRNLIMSFDITNENFQVVDLPERMAIITFDLLSVSKLRESLVILEYNKSGYDDTIEEQLCCTVWMVEHGVERSFTKLFTIKAPGDLMRTVGFRRKGGPIMEVQDYMFESTEELVVYEPNSELSNHLISGYRFTVNSYIETLVLVGISDCSSY from the coding sequence ATGTTTGACGAACTGCCTTTCCATATCCAAGAGGCAATCCTGAAAAGGCTTCCTATCAAATCATTGATTCAGCTTAGATCGGTGTCAAGAACATGGAAGTCTTTGATCGACAGCTCAGAGTTTATTGCTGCTCACAGCGTCAGCCACACACAGCCACAACATCTGTTTGTATCGTACAGCTCAGAAGAACAAGTGCCTAAATTTGTTTCTTTTGTCGATGATGACTCTTTCCCCCAACATAGGTTTGTTCCGTCTCTTCCCCTATCCATTAGAGATCCACAAATAGTTGGTAGTTCTTATGGCTTGTTGTGTTTCAAAGGTTATCGGTTTTCTGGTTCCAGCTATAGAAAGAGGATAGCTGTTCTTTTGAATCCTTCGGTTAGAAAATCAATAGCTATTGCACTGCCTGATATGTTATATACGAATCATTTaatcgttcttggttttggagtTTGTCCTGTCACTATTGATACCAAGATCATCCAGATCACTCAACTGCATTGGAGTTGGGGTAATGAACTGAAAAGCGAAATTGGCAACTTTTGGGAAGTTAAGGTTTATAAGCAAAGTTCGGGGAAATTTACAAGTCTATCTGGAAATCTCCCCACCATATCAATACATATTAGGGGGCGCCAGGTAGTTATTGGTAAGTCTATCTACTGGTGTGCTGTAGATTGTACACTTGTGGATAGTGTGTTTCAAACTCGTAATCTGATTATGTCATTTGATATAACTAATGAGAATTTTCAAGTAGTAGACCTCCCTGAAAGGATGGCTATCATCACTTTCGACCTACTTTCTGTATCTAAGCTAAGGGAGTCTCTTGTTATACTTGAATACAATAAAAGCGGATACGATGATACCATTGAGGAGCAACTTTGTTGCACTGTATGGATGGTGGAGCATGGTGTGGAAAGATCGTTTACAAAGCTATTCACCATCAAGGCACCAGGTGATTTGATGAGGACAGTGGGTTTTAGGAGGAAGGGCGGACCTATTATGGAAGTCCAAGATTATATGTTTGAATCAACTGAAGAGCTTGTTGTTTATGAGCCTAACTCAGAACTAAGCAATCATCTGATTAGTGGGTATAGATTCACAGTGAATTCCTACATTGAAACACTAGTTTTGGTCGGTATTTCTGATTGTAGTAGCTATTGA
- the LOC111903671 gene encoding uncharacterized protein LOC111903671 isoform X1 — protein sequence MGIQEEVHNSRYEEEVHNLGIQDEVHDSRRRRWSIVTIPNHLYLYCWCPTKALKSISIARSSSLVDIVLAFQGNNIDDVRLDSKLQYCLFFLSLICNLYLFLFLKRKSKGQ from the exons ATGGGCATTCAAGAAGAAGTCCACAATTCAAGGTATGAAGAAGAAGTTCACAATTTGGGGATTCAAGATGAAGTCCACGATTCAAG AAGAAGACGGTGGTCCATTGTTACCATACCCAATCACCTATATCTCTACTGTTGGTGCCCAACAAAAGCCCTAAAATCGATTTCAATTGCTCGCTCCTCCTCTTTGGTGGATATCGTTTTAGCTTTTCAGGGAAACAACATTGATGAT GTAAGATTGGATAGTAAATTACAATATTGTCTTTTTTTTCTGTCACTTATCTGTAATCTTTATCTATTTCTTTTCCTGAAAAGAAAGAGTAAAGGTCAATAA
- the LOC111903671 gene encoding uncharacterized protein LOC111903671 isoform X2: MGIQEEVHNSRYEEEVHNLGIQDEVHDSRRRRWSIVTIPNHLYLYCWCPTKALKSISIARSSSLVDIVLAFQGNNIDDILRERKVKGCELLH; the protein is encoded by the exons ATGGGCATTCAAGAAGAAGTCCACAATTCAAGGTATGAAGAAGAAGTTCACAATTTGGGGATTCAAGATGAAGTCCACGATTCAAG AAGAAGACGGTGGTCCATTGTTACCATACCCAATCACCTATATCTCTACTGTTGGTGCCCAACAAAAGCCCTAAAATCGATTTCAATTGCTCGCTCCTCCTCTTTGGTGGATATCGTTTTAGCTTTTCAGGGAAACAACATTGATGAT ATCCTACGAGAGCGGAAGGTCAAG GGATGTGAGTTGTTACATTAA